A genomic region of Papaver somniferum cultivar HN1 chromosome 7, ASM357369v1, whole genome shotgun sequence contains the following coding sequences:
- the LOC113298703 gene encoding WD repeat-containing protein 3-like, with product MVKSYLRYEPAASFGVVASNDSNISYDSSGKHLLSPALEKVGVWNVRQGVCVKTLALLSTSSRGGPSLAVTSIASTTTFQVAVGYADGSVRIWDCNTGTCETTLNGHKGAVSALRYDNSGSNLASGGKDNDIVLWDVVGDETTGRFRLLGHRDQVTDVVFLDNDKKLVSSSKDKFMRLWDLETKYCMQIISGHHSEIWSIDVDSEERYLVTGSADPELRIYTIKHESAGELQGSDNSGAESKWEVLKLFGEIQRQNKDRVGTVRFDKSGDLLACQVAGKMVEIFRVLDEAEAKRKAKRRVHRKKEKKGKSATRSAENGDTVSLPGEESAALVVTVTDVFKLLQTLRTSKKICSISFSPVKPKSGLATLALSLNNNLLEVHSIETETTTKTYSVELPGHRSDVRSVTLSSDNTLLMSTSHNAIKIWNPSTGSCLRTIDSGYGLCGSFVPGNRFALVGTKEGKLEIIDVGSGTCIEVVEAHGGSVRSIATLPDGSGFVTGSADHDVKFWEYVLPQKPNQGSKHLSVTNDRTLKMNDDALWVAISPDSKYIAVALLDCTIKVHFMDTLKFFLSLYGHKLPVLCMDISSDNALMVSGSADKNLKIWGLDFGDCHKSIFAHADSVMAVKFVDNTHYMFSVGKDRVVKYWDADKFELLLTLEGHHAEIWCLAVSSLGDFIVTGSHDRSIRRWDRTEEPFFIEEEKEKRLDEMFEADVDSSFESRYALKAEVPEDGVVGVAGKKTKETLTATDAIIDALDIAEVELQRMDEHKAEKAGGKFQPNIIMLGLSPSDYVLRSLSNVPTNDLEQTLMALPFSDALKLLVYLKDWASKPDKVELVSRVNTVLLQTHHNQLISTPAARPIMTSLSDVLYPTVKQFKEVLGFNLAALDHIKQIMSSRSDAPFRDAKKRLLEVRSHQTKRLAARTPAKEERQKKKQKSSGAGA from the exons ATGGTGAAGTCATACCTAAGATATGAACCAGCTGCATCATTTGGAGTTGTAGCATCGAATGATTCAAATATTAGTTATGATAGTAGCGGTAAACATCTTTTATCACCAGCTCTTGAAAAAGTTGGTGTTTGGAATGTTAGACAAGGGGTTTGTGTTAAAACCCTTGCTTTATTATCTACTTCTTCTCGCGGCGGTCCTTCTCTTGCTGTTACTTCTATTGCTTCAACCACTACTTTTCAG gtagCTGTTGGTTATGCAGATGGGAGTGTAAGAATATGGGATTGTAATACTGGAACTTGTGAGACTACATTGAATGGTCATAAAGGTGCAGTTAGTGCACTTAGGTATGATAATTCTGGGTCTAATCTTGCTTCCGGAGGTAAAGATAATGATATTGTTTTGTGGGATGTTGTTGGTGATGAGACGACTGGACGCTTTCGTCTTCTGGGTCATCGTGATCAG GTTACAGATGTTGTTTTCTTGGATAATGATAAAAAGCTTGTCAGTTCATCCAAGGACAAATTTATGAGGTTATGGGATCTTGAGACGAAATATTGCATGCAAATAATTAGTGGTCATCATAGTGAGATTTGGTCTATTGATGTTGATTCGGAAGAAAGATATTTGGTCACTGGATCAGCAGACCCAGAACTTCGTATTTATACAATTAAGCATGAGTCAGCTGGTGAGTTGCAGGGAAGTGATAACTCTGGCGCTGAAAGCAAATGGGAAGTATTGAAGCTCTTTGGTGAAATTCAGCGACAAAACAAGGATAGGGTAGGAACTGTAAGATTTGATAAGTCGGGAGATTTACTCGCTTGTCAAGTTGCAGGGAAGATGGTAGAGATATTCCGGGTTTTGGATGAAGCTGAAGCCAAACGCAAGGCTAAAAGGAGAGTTCATCGCAAGAAAGAGAAGAAGGGAAAATCAGCTACCAGGTCAGCTGAAAATGGAGATACCGTTTCCTTACCTGGAGAGGAGAGCGCAGCTCTTGTTGTTACTGTTACAGATGTATTTAAGCTTCTGCAGACATTGCGTACCAGCAAGAAGATTTGCTCCATTTCTTTCTCCCCGGTCAAACCAAAGAGTGGACTGGCAACATTAGCACTGTCCCTAAATAATAATCTGTTAGAGGTACATTCTATTGAAACTGAAACCACGACAAAGACATATTCTGTTGAACTTCCTGGGCACCGATCTGATGTTAGAAGTGTTACACTGAGCTCAGACAATACTCTATTAATGTCAACTAGTCACAATGCCATAAAGATTTGGAACCCAAGTACTGGTTCTTGCCTTCGAACAATTGACTCTGGGTACGGGCTCTGTGGTTCATTTGTTCCTGGCAACAGGTTTGCTCTTGTTGGAACCAAGGAAGGTAAATTGGAAATTATAGATGTTGGGAGTGGTACTTGCATAGAAGTAGTAGAAGCTCATGGTGGTTCTGTCCGGTCAATTGCAACACTTCCAGATGGAAGTGGGTTTGTGACGGGAAGTGCAGATCACGATGTTAAGTTCTGGGAATATGTGCTTCCACAGAAACCCAACCAA GGTTCTAAGCACCTTTCAGTGACCAATGACAGGACTTTGAAAATGAACGATGATGCCCTGTGGGTTGCTATCAGTCCTGATTCTAAATATATTGCAGTCGCCTTGTTGGATTGCACAATCAAG GTCCATTTTATGGATACCCTCAAATTTTTTCTTTCCCTTTACGGCCACAAACTGCCTGTTCTCTGTATGGATATTTCATCGGACAATGCTTTGATGGTTAGCGGTTCTGCAGACAAAAATCTTAAAATTTGGGGTTTGGATTTTGGTGATTGTCACAAATCAATTTTTGCTCATGCTGACAG TGTTATGGCAGTGAAATTTGTTGACAACACCCATTATATGTTTAGCGTGGGGAAAGATCGTGTTGTAAAATATTGGGATGCTGATAAGTTCGAGCTACTTTTAACTCTTGAGGGTCATCATGCAGAGATTTGGTGTCTCGCAGTTAGCAGTCTTGGTGATTTTATAGTCACTGGATCTCATGATCGATCTATACGGCGGTGGGATCGTACTGAAGAGCCCTTCTTCATTGAG gaagagaaagaaaaaaggttGGATGAGATGTTTGAAGCTGACGTTGATAGTTCATTTGAGAGTAGGTATGCACTTAAAGCAGAGGTTCCAGAAGATGGAGTTGTGGGTGTGGCTGGGAAGAAGACTAAAGAAACACTAACTGCAACTGACGCAATAATTGATGCGCTAGACATAGCGGAAGTGGAGTTACAACGCATGGATGAACACAAG GCGGAGAAAGCAGGTGGAAAGTTTCAGCCAAATATTATAATGCTTGGACTCTCGCCATCTGACTACGTTCTCCGTTCACTTTCCAATGTTCCCACAAATGACCTGGAGCAAACTCTAATG GCCTTACCCTTCTCAGATGCCTTGAAGCTGCTGGTTTACCTGAAGGATTGGGCTTCCAAACCTGATAAG gTAGAGCTGGTAAGTCGAGTTAATACAGTGCTCTTGCAGACACATCATAATCAATTAATTTCCACTCCGGCTGCTAGACCAATCATGACAAGCCTCAGTGACGTTCTATATCCAACTGTAAAG CAATTTAAGGAAGTCCTTGGTTTCAACCTTGCTGCATTGGATCATATAAAG CAAATTATGTCTTCAAGGTCAGATGCCCCCTTCCGAGATGCTAAGAAAAGGTTACTAGAAGTCCGCTCACACCAAACAAAGCGTCTGGCAGCCAGAACTCCTGCAAAAGAAGAAAGGCAAAAGAAGAAGCAGAAGTCCTCAGGTGCAGGAGCTTGA
- the LOC113298705 gene encoding 50S ribosomal protein L9, chloroplastic-like translates to MASTATALSWSSSSWMQRFNGNTNETMKMSEKTSNGMLIVAQKKALKIRKIILKEDVAELGKKGQLLDVKAGFYRNFLHPTGKASIVTPVLLKEMRMEEERIEAEKKRVKEEAEQLAKIFETVGAFKVKRKGGKGKLIFGSVTPQDLVDIIKAQLQRDVDKRMVSIPEIRETGEYIAELKLHPDVTAQVRLNVFAN, encoded by the exons ATGGCGTCAACAGCAACAGCACTTTCATGGAGTTCATCTTCTTGGATGCAAAGATTCAACGGAAACACAAATGAAACAATGAAGATGTCAGAAAAGACTAGTAATGGAATGTTAATTGTGGCTCAGAAGAAAGCCTTGAAAATACGTAAA ATAATTTTGAAGGAAGATGTAGCAGAGCTGGGAAAGAAGGGACAACTTCTTGATGTTAAGGCAGGATTTTACAGAAATTTTCTTCATCCTACGGGGAAAGCCTCAATTGTCACTCCAGTTCTTCTCAA GGAAATGCGAATGGAAGAGGAGCGAATCGAAGCCGAGAAAAAACGG GTAAAAGAAGAGGCAGAGCAGCTTGCTAAGATTTTTGAAACTGTTGGGGCTTTCAAAGTGAAGCGCAAGGGTGGTAAAGGAAAATTAATCTTCGGAAG TGTTACTCCTCAAGATCTAGTGGACATTATTAAGGCGCAACTTCAGAG AGATGTAGACAAACGCATGGTTTCTATTCCAGAGATTCGTGAAACAGGAGAATACATTGCAGAGCTGAAGCTTCACCCTGATGTTACTGCTCAAGTAAGGTTGAATGTCTTTGCCAACTAA